In Chitinophagales bacterium, one genomic interval encodes:
- a CDS encoding class I SAM-dependent methyltransferase, with amino-acid sequence MNTCLVCNSHKIIKHLDSKDFCVSQEDFTINKCQECGFAYTVNAPDAQNIGKYYEHADYVSHTDTKEGLFFKLYHKVRNYMLGQKLKYITKQNKISTLLDIGAGTGYFVNYANNNGVKATGFEPDATARNQAQKNFNLQLKDNLASIVAQNKFDAISMWHVLEHVHDLHDYFEHFRTLLNNNGTLAIAVPNYTSYDAKMYQKYWAAYDLPKHLWHFSPNSMKELAKQHGFVHQKSYAMPFDPFYIALLSEKNKQSNFLGKFRAFIIGIASFTEGFFDAESASSVVYIFKKSN; translated from the coding sequence ATGAACACTTGTTTAGTTTGTAATAGCCATAAAATAATTAAGCATTTAGATAGCAAAGATTTTTGCGTTTCGCAAGAGGATTTTACTATTAATAAGTGCCAAGAATGTGGTTTTGCTTATACCGTAAATGCTCCCGATGCTCAAAATATTGGCAAATACTATGAGCATGCCGATTATGTTTCTCATACCGATACTAAAGAAGGACTTTTCTTTAAACTGTATCATAAAGTAAGAAATTATATGCTGGGGCAAAAGCTGAAATATATAACTAAACAAAATAAAATAAGTACACTTTTAGATATAGGTGCCGGCACAGGATATTTTGTTAATTATGCCAATAATAATGGTGTTAAAGCCACCGGTTTTGAACCCGATGCCACAGCAAGAAATCAGGCTCAAAAGAATTTCAATTTGCAGTTAAAAGACAATTTAGCAAGTATAGTAGCACAAAATAAATTTGATGCTATAAGTATGTGGCATGTGTTGGAGCACGTACATGATTTACACGATTATTTTGAGCATTTTAGAACTTTGTTAAACAATAATGGCACATTGGCTATTGCTGTTCCAAATTATACTTCTTACGATGCAAAAATGTACCAAAAATATTGGGCGGCTTACGATTTGCCTAAGCATCTTTGGCATTTTTCGCCTAATTCAATGAAAGAGTTAGCAAAACAGCATGGTTTTGTTCATCAAAAATCTTATGCTATGCCTTTTGACCCATTTTATATTGCACTTTTAAGTGAAAAAAATAAGCAATCTAATTTTTTAGGCAAGTTTAGAGCATTTATAATAGGAATTGCTTCTTTTACCGAAGGTTTTTTTGATGCAGAAAGTGCTTCATCGGTTGTTTATATTTTTAAGAAATCTAATTAA
- a CDS encoding succinate dehydrogenase/fumarate reductase iron-sulfur subunit, which yields MNLTLKIWRQKNGNDKGKMVEYKVKDISPDSSFLEMIDELNIELVEKGEEPVAFDHDCREGICGMCSMFINGQPHGPGERVTTCQLHMRSFKDGDTITIEPWRAEPFPVIKDLVVDRGAFDRIIQAGGFVSVNTSGNTQDANAIPIPKEDADLAFDAATCIGCGACVAACKNASAMLFVSAKVSQLALLPQGKVESEERVLNMVHQMDKEGFGNCTNTGACEAECPKGISLENIARMNRLYLKSSLVSRK from the coding sequence ATGAATCTAACATTAAAAATTTGGCGTCAGAAAAACGGAAATGACAAAGGCAAAATGGTGGAATATAAAGTGAAAGATATTTCTCCCGATTCTTCGTTTTTAGAAATGATAGATGAACTGAATATAGAATTAGTTGAAAAAGGCGAAGAACCCGTTGCTTTTGACCATGACTGTAGAGAAGGCATCTGTGGAATGTGCTCTATGTTTATTAATGGACAACCTCATGGACCAGGAGAAAGAGTTACCACTTGCCAGCTACACATGCGTAGTTTTAAAGATGGCGATACTATAACCATAGAACCATGGCGTGCAGAGCCTTTCCCTGTTATTAAAGATTTAGTAGTAGATAGAGGTGCTTTTGATAGAATAATTCAAGCAGGTGGTTTTGTATCGGTAAATACAAGTGGAAATACGCAAGATGCAAATGCTATTCCTATACCAAAAGAAGATGCCGATTTAGCTTTTGATGCAGCTACTTGCATAGGCTGTGGAGCATGTGTGGCAGCCTGCAAAAATGCCAGTGCTATGTTGTTTGTTTCAGCTAAAGTTTCTCAGTTAGCTTTATTGCCACAAGGCAAAGTAGAAAGTGAAGAAAGAGTATTAAACATGGTACACCAAATGGATAAAGAAGGTTTTGGAAACTGTACCAATACCGGAGCTTGCGAAGCAGAATGCCCTAAAGGAATTTCTTTAGAAAACATAGCAAGAATGAATAGATTGTACTTAAAATCTTCATTAGTAAGCAGAAAGTAG
- the pruA gene encoding L-glutamate gamma-semialdehyde dehydrogenase — protein sequence MSNAFFNVPLAKNEPVKAYAIGSAERKSIEKTLKTLKSKTIDIPMIIGGKEVFTDDKIEINPPHNLKHKLGTYNKGTAKHVEDAIKAALNAKEAWENTPWEERAAIFLKAADLLAGPYRDLLNGSTMLGQSKNIFQAEIDAACELIDFFKFNVQYMTELYKEQPESNPGMWNRLEYRPLEGFVFAVTPFNFTSICANLSAAPAMMGNTIVWKPSVTQAYSAHFIMQLFKEAGLPDGVINMVFTDGPVAGDVCFSHPDFAGIHFTGSTGTFQFMWKTIGNNIANYKTYPRIVGETGGKDFILAHPSAHAKQVATALSRGAFEYQGQKCSAASRAYIPSNLWATVKDSLVADLASFKMGDVEDFGNFINAVIDEKSFDRLAGYIDQAKKDKDAEIIAGGKYDKSKGYFIEPTVIVTSNPKYTTMVEELFGPVLTIYVYDENKWTETLKLVDETSPYALTGAVFSQDRYAIVEAHKALKHAAGNFYVNDKPTGAVVGQQPFGGARASGTNDKAGSKHNLLRWVSMRTIKETFVPPTDYRYPFLGEDKK from the coding sequence ATGTCAAACGCATTTTTTAATGTACCTCTTGCTAAAAACGAGCCGGTTAAAGCTTATGCTATAGGTTCAGCGGAAAGAAAAAGTATAGAAAAAACCCTTAAAACTCTTAAAAGTAAAACTATAGATATTCCTATGATAATAGGAGGGAAGGAAGTTTTTACCGATGATAAAATAGAAATAAACCCACCGCACAATTTAAAACACAAATTGGGCACTTACAATAAAGGAACAGCTAAGCACGTAGAAGATGCCATAAAAGCAGCCTTAAACGCTAAAGAAGCATGGGAAAATACACCTTGGGAAGAACGTGCCGCCATATTTTTAAAAGCTGCCGATTTATTGGCAGGGCCTTATAGAGATTTATTAAATGGCTCTACCATGTTAGGGCAAAGTAAAAATATTTTTCAAGCAGAAATAGATGCTGCTTGCGAGCTGATAGATTTCTTTAAGTTTAATGTGCAATATATGACTGAATTGTACAAAGAGCAACCCGAAAGCAACCCTGGAATGTGGAACAGACTGGAATACAGACCTTTAGAAGGTTTTGTATTTGCCGTAACACCATTTAATTTTACTTCAATATGTGCTAATTTAAGTGCTGCTCCTGCTATGATGGGAAATACAATAGTATGGAAGCCAAGTGTAACGCAGGCATATTCAGCACATTTTATTATGCAGTTGTTTAAAGAAGCAGGCTTGCCCGATGGCGTAATCAATATGGTATTTACCGATGGACCTGTAGCCGGAGATGTATGTTTTAGTCATCCCGATTTTGCAGGTATCCATTTTACGGGTTCTACAGGTACTTTTCAGTTTATGTGGAAAACCATAGGAAATAATATAGCTAACTACAAAACTTATCCACGAATAGTGGGCGAGACAGGCGGTAAAGATTTTATTTTAGCACACCCAAGTGCTCATGCTAAACAAGTGGCTACAGCATTAAGCAGAGGTGCTTTTGAATATCAAGGACAAAAATGTTCTGCTGCGTCAAGAGCTTATATTCCTTCAAATTTGTGGGCTACAGTAAAAGATTCTTTAGTAGCCGATTTAGCTTCATTTAAAATGGGCGATGTAGAAGATTTTGGCAATTTTATTAATGCCGTTATAGACGAAAAATCTTTTGATAGATTGGCAGGATATATAGACCAAGCTAAAAAAGATAAAGATGCCGAAATAATAGCTGGAGGTAAGTATGATAAATCTAAAGGGTATTTTATAGAACCTACGGTTATTGTTACTTCAAATCCTAAATATACTACTATGGTAGAAGAGCTTTTTGGTCCTGTTTTAACTATATATGTTTATGACGAAAACAAATGGACAGAAACTTTAAAATTAGTAGATGAAACTTCTCCTTATGCACTTACAGGAGCTGTGTTTAGCCAAGATAGATATGCAATAGTAGAAGCACACAAGGCATTAAAACACGCAGCAGGAAATTTTTATGTTAACGACAAACCTACCGGGGCAGTAGTAGGACAGCAGCCTTTTGGCGGAGCCAGAGCTAGTGGAACTAATGATAAAGCAGGCTCTAAGCACAATTTGCTTCGCTGGGTAAGTATGAGAACCATAAAAGAAACTTTTGTGCCTCCTACAGATTATCGTTATCCATTTTTAGGCGAAGACAAAAAGTAA
- the rlmB gene encoding 23S rRNA (guanosine(2251)-2'-O)-methyltransferase RlmB: MKKKDIFIGRQPALEILKSDTAVEKILIQKGASGREIDEIKTICKEQRISLRTVPKEKIDYMLFPVYQHEKPNHQGVVGFYGEIKYFKLDDIYNQILTKGETALFLIVDGITDVRNFGAIARTAEAMGVHAIITTEKGNSPINSETIKASAGAIHNIPICRENNLAEVYDYLKMSGIQIVASSLETDIAISAIDFTYPTAIVLGSEGRGISGITKDKADHLFIIPMKGEINSLNVSVSAGMILYEVNAQRK, translated from the coding sequence ATGAAGAAAAAAGATATTTTTATAGGAAGACAGCCGGCTTTAGAAATTTTAAAAAGCGATACAGCTGTTGAAAAAATATTGATTCAAAAAGGAGCATCGGGGAGAGAAATAGACGAAATAAAAACTATTTGTAAAGAACAAAGAATTTCATTGCGTACTGTGCCCAAAGAGAAAATAGACTACATGCTTTTCCCTGTTTATCAGCACGAAAAACCTAATCATCAGGGCGTAGTTGGTTTTTATGGCGAAATAAAATATTTTAAGTTAGACGATATTTACAATCAGATATTAACTAAAGGCGAAACGGCATTATTTTTAATTGTAGATGGCATTACAGATGTTAGAAATTTTGGTGCTATAGCTCGTACAGCAGAGGCAATGGGTGTGCATGCTATTATTACTACAGAAAAAGGCAATTCTCCCATAAATTCAGAAACCATAAAAGCAAGTGCCGGAGCCATACATAATATTCCTATTTGTAGAGAAAACAATTTAGCGGAGGTATATGATTATTTAAAAATGAGTGGCATACAAATAGTAGCTTCAAGTTTAGAAACTGATATAGCAATTAGTGCCATAGATTTTACTTATCCTACAGCCATAGTTTTGGGTAGCGAAGGGAGAGGAATTAGTGGTATTACAAAAGATAAAGCCGACCATTTATTTATTATTCCTATGAAAGGAGAAATTAATTCTTTAAATGTTTCGGTATCGGCTGGTATGATTTTATACGAAGTTAATGCACAAAGAAAATAA